In a single window of the Pedosphaera parvula Ellin514 genome:
- a CDS encoding MFS transporter, translated as MRSKPLLNFWQLWNMSFGYIGIQFGFALQNSNLSRIFETLGARQDDIPALWIAAPLSGLIVQPIIGYMSDRTWNRLGRRKPYFLSGAILASLALLVMPNSPTLWVAAGMLWMLDASINVTMEPMRAFVGDMLSDEQRTQGFAVQTFFIGAASIVGSLLPYILTNWLKIPNTAEVGLIPPSVRWAFYVGGIIYISAVLWTIFTTKEYSPAEMEAFSAHETNPAAKEQNELTLNTGKYNASGFVLLSAGLILTYLVKHFAWDRALYILSFGIAVYGALQLTAAQLFKSGMKRGLVEIIYDLNNMPGTMRQLAVVTMFTWFAMFAWFIYCTPAITSFHYGTSDPLTKQYNEGADWVGVLNSVYNGMAALVAFILPVIAKKTSRVTTHVFCLFVGGLGMMSLHLFKNPHLLVISMAGLGIAWAGLLTMPYAILSSVVPHRKMGVYMGMFNFFIVIPQILAAATMGLMLRHWFEGHAIKMMVLGGVSMIVAGVLMMFVKDNGREGSVIQHEQTLVGQHQSIHQ; from the coding sequence ATGAGAAGCAAACCTCTTCTAAACTTCTGGCAGCTCTGGAACATGAGCTTCGGCTACATCGGCATCCAGTTCGGTTTCGCTCTCCAGAATAGCAACCTGAGTCGCATTTTCGAAACGCTTGGCGCCAGGCAGGATGACATTCCGGCTCTGTGGATTGCTGCACCATTGTCCGGGTTGATTGTGCAGCCAATTATCGGCTACATGAGTGATCGGACCTGGAACCGGCTGGGGCGGCGGAAACCTTACTTTCTCAGCGGCGCAATCCTGGCTTCGTTGGCGCTGTTGGTCATGCCCAATTCGCCCACATTATGGGTCGCAGCGGGAATGCTCTGGATGCTCGACGCCTCAATCAACGTCACCATGGAACCCATGCGGGCGTTTGTTGGCGACATGCTGTCGGACGAGCAGCGGACGCAAGGTTTTGCCGTACAGACTTTTTTCATTGGTGCTGCCTCCATCGTCGGTTCGTTGTTGCCCTACATCTTGACCAATTGGTTAAAAATTCCGAACACAGCAGAGGTCGGACTAATCCCGCCATCCGTAAGGTGGGCATTCTACGTAGGCGGCATCATCTACATCAGCGCCGTCCTGTGGACGATTTTTACCACCAAGGAATATTCACCTGCAGAAATGGAAGCGTTTAGTGCGCATGAGACGAATCCTGCCGCGAAGGAACAGAACGAACTCACGCTAAACACGGGGAAATATAACGCCTCCGGTTTCGTGTTGCTGAGTGCAGGTCTCATACTCACGTATTTGGTCAAACATTTCGCATGGGATCGCGCGCTTTACATTCTATCCTTTGGCATCGCCGTCTATGGAGCATTACAACTGACGGCAGCGCAGCTATTCAAATCCGGGATGAAACGCGGTCTGGTTGAAATCATATATGATTTGAACAACATGCCTGGGACCATGCGACAGCTCGCCGTGGTAACAATGTTCACCTGGTTCGCCATGTTCGCGTGGTTCATCTACTGCACGCCGGCGATCACCAGTTTTCACTACGGCACCAGCGATCCACTGACCAAACAATACAACGAAGGCGCTGATTGGGTGGGTGTGCTGAATTCCGTTTACAATGGCATGGCGGCGCTGGTGGCCTTCATTCTTCCGGTCATCGCAAAGAAGACCAGTCGCGTGACCACGCATGTGTTCTGCCTTTTCGTCGGAGGCCTTGGAATGATGTCCCTGCATCTTTTTAAGAACCCACACTTGTTGGTGATTTCCATGGCGGGCCTTGGCATTGCATGGGCGGGCTTGCTCACGATGCCCTACGCGATTTTAAGCAGCGTGGTGCCGCATCGGAAGATGGGAGTGTATATGGGGATGTTTAATTTCTTCATCGTCATCCCGCAAATCCTGGCAGCCGCAACGATGGGACTGATGCTTCGGCACTGGTTCGAAGGACACGCCATTAAGATGATGGTTTTGGGCGGCGTATCCATGATCGTCGCGGGTGTCCTGATGATGTTTGTGAAAGACAACGGCAGAGAAGGAAGCGTGATTCAACATGAGCAAACCTTGGTCGGTCAGCACCAATCAATTCATCAATGA
- a CDS encoding HAD family hydrolase: MNFDAVIFDMDGVITRTAAVHSRAWKAMFDEYLRFREKQYGEPFRAFTHSGDYLSFVDGRPRYKGVAAFLNSRGIQVPFGKPEDEPQKATVCGLGNRKNEFFNRVLEEEGVGLYESTIALIKDLLAGGIKVGLATSSKNCLQILEKARIAHLFGTRVDGMVSAEFGLNGKPEPDIFTTASKNLGVSYARAVVVEDAVSGVQAGAKGGFGLVIGVAREDNVDELKHHGADLVVRDLSEISVEGIDRLVAVKQLHAMVRQPIHSTSL, translated from the coding sequence ATGAATTTTGATGCAGTTATTTTCGATATGGACGGCGTCATTACCAGAACGGCTGCCGTTCATTCACGAGCCTGGAAAGCCATGTTTGATGAATACCTTCGATTCAGGGAGAAGCAGTACGGCGAGCCGTTTCGGGCATTCACTCATTCGGGGGACTATTTATCCTTTGTTGACGGACGGCCTCGATACAAAGGCGTGGCTGCATTTTTGAACTCGAGGGGAATACAGGTTCCGTTCGGCAAGCCCGAAGATGAGCCTCAAAAAGCGACCGTGTGTGGCCTGGGAAATCGAAAGAATGAGTTTTTTAATCGAGTACTCGAAGAAGAGGGCGTCGGGCTTTACGAATCAACAATTGCGCTGATCAAAGATTTACTGGCGGGAGGAATCAAAGTCGGGCTTGCGACTTCCAGCAAAAACTGTTTGCAGATTCTGGAAAAGGCGCGCATCGCGCATTTGTTCGGGACACGAGTGGACGGTATGGTTTCGGCGGAGTTTGGATTAAACGGAAAACCGGAGCCTGATATCTTCACAACAGCGAGCAAAAATCTTGGCGTCAGTTATGCACGCGCGGTTGTTGTGGAGGACGCGGTGTCCGGTGTGCAGGCTGGAGCCAAAGGCGGATTTGGATTGGTCATTGGAGTCGCCCGGGAAGATAATGTCGACGAATTAAAGCATCACGGAGCGGACCTTGTGGTCCGCGATCTTTCAGAAATCAGCGTGGAAGGGATTGATCGGCTGGTTGCCGTGAAGCAGCTGCACGCTATGGTTAGGCAGCCAATTCATTCGACAAGCCTATGA
- a CDS encoding tyrosine-type recombinase/integrase — MRNGRYYAQLSIEDHETGHKKVRRVPLEDAITPAQARDKMNDLLASRRKGHLPILKRTPKFSEYADTYLEFHKHAKDAKKASTMETEEYAIDRWKEHLKDVRLNQIRPVLINSFIAKRQKAGRSARTVNLEVTVLRNVLNRAIDEKWITQLPTQNLRPLKSAGRKRDFTPATEIDRLCHVALQPLFCEGRLALAEEKGEPLQNGQQFADYIRLMTYCGARLAETLRLRWSDINWEKRQLTVGSEGNSKNRKWRVVDFNPELESLLKEMLPRRTPDLEWLFPSPRRGEKDHPAKTFRESLILARTAAKLPKFGFHDCRHHFISQCVMAGIDYMTIARWVGHQDGGILIGKVYGHLSNEHAQLQAQKLNFGDTNEQAKAQ, encoded by the coding sequence GTGCGCAACGGTCGTTACTATGCCCAACTGAGCATCGAAGACCATGAGACCGGGCACAAAAAAGTGCGCCGGGTTCCACTCGAAGACGCCATCACTCCGGCTCAAGCCCGGGACAAGATGAACGACCTGTTGGCCTCGCGTCGCAAGGGCCATCTCCCCATTCTCAAACGGACTCCCAAATTTTCCGAATACGCGGACACCTACCTTGAGTTCCATAAGCACGCCAAAGACGCCAAGAAAGCTTCCACCATGGAAACCGAGGAATACGCCATTGACCGCTGGAAGGAACACCTCAAAGACGTGCGCCTGAATCAGATCCGCCCGGTGCTTATCAACAGCTTTATCGCCAAACGGCAGAAGGCGGGCCGTTCCGCCCGCACAGTGAACCTGGAGGTGACAGTTCTGCGCAACGTGCTGAATCGCGCCATCGACGAAAAGTGGATCACTCAACTCCCTACTCAAAATCTGCGCCCACTAAAATCGGCGGGTCGCAAACGGGATTTTACTCCGGCCACCGAGATCGACCGGCTCTGCCATGTGGCGCTTCAACCTTTGTTCTGTGAAGGACGGCTGGCTCTGGCTGAGGAAAAAGGTGAACCCTTGCAGAACGGCCAGCAATTTGCCGATTACATCCGCCTCATGACCTACTGCGGTGCCCGCCTGGCTGAAACCCTGCGACTGCGCTGGAGTGACATCAATTGGGAGAAGCGTCAGCTTACCGTCGGTTCGGAAGGCAATTCCAAGAATCGCAAATGGCGGGTCGTGGATTTTAACCCTGAACTGGAGAGCTTGCTTAAAGAGATGCTTCCACGCCGAACGCCCGACTTGGAATGGCTGTTCCCTTCCCCTCGCCGCGGCGAAAAGGATCACCCGGCGAAGACTTTCCGGGAAAGTCTTATCCTGGCCCGCACGGCCGCTAAGCTACCCAAGTTCGGATTTCATGATTGCCGGCACCATTTTATCAGCCAATGCGTCATGGCCGGGATCGATTACATGACCATCGCCCGGTGGGTTGGGCATCAGGATGGAGGCATTCTCATTGGCAAAGTCTACGGACATTTATCCAATGAGCATGCCCAACTTCAGGCACAAAAACTGAATTTCGGAGATACCAATGAGCAAGCAAAAGCCCAGTAA
- a CDS encoding DUF3160 domain-containing protein produces the protein MEWKNVADGLKAVVVSMRWLASTMLAVSLCALMPQVARCESYNLDKVKDIQAFQGSAAAKELLAKNGFVVADPAFNQIFEPYIKSPQTAEPTGQDWRGSVLPSFITTDSAWHTYHVLVEESVKQLEEVQSQRLLRLSRRLMAAAGDANNGNPDLVLYASVGLGLQDEEFRKSLGASAKRIVDGLRSGSGTVEMPVGFPLQAEQFRAQSFYTQSLELSDYFAARQWYGSAVLRLADKRETRLAVELARLVNKDPILLDLWKQLSEPFDTLLATAEDGTVPDYVAAEKVVLGNTGASTQLTDEKVAEIQKKLVAQLPMPRVSDQFLSPEQYAQYSKETRGFRLLPPRRLPCAVCFQQTVDPAIPNRMYPSGLDFLAASPTLHSPAAIRALQAQFGKEVSSAILKVDCGTLPDSLHGEAMQLLALLQKPLPSQAPAALRTEAWSDLQLWTQLGAWAEQRHTWALHVKNNMSVMGMVSPPRGMVAPYPEFFSKLAALTRQTAAAFEKAGLDETFDAKAAASKVAKLAELSQASRLGAKAREEMEKNSANLEQLYSLQNYIYEQHQKQLQQSQGQQAYQQIEQELKAFETRCAKGEATNAADMEMLKFFHESRQNLPKYLNDFAPICDRLADLSKKSLTGTGLTGDDAKWISSYGMALAHFHFYTGNSYEVPRDDFPIVSRVFSSPRTHSMLYAGVARPQSLYVIARDGDHLQLYRGAVLTYREFVKPNSELLDDQSWREMISKGQTPPAPPFTRSFYAEMTFAELLKRAHAQSLDRNGGYEELRTTLWQMSSRATEKDLSALLEILTHGDGENENREFVEGVAEIVSRLPWQSHQDQLIQLLSSSDDARANSAAHILVSQPTALDTNLFISNFDAQTPRARRFYCAILSRVPQQTDIIQDLYLHALRDQDDGVRWQSALAIKESHWNDARSSGALLARLNDTNEIVAAAAVYSLGKLGATNTAPVLFARLLTQLQSTNHSDEEVKEQALIVRRDIRDGQSERVLDIDDLSMRIYIGGEVVANARKRVGRRVPAMPITLPGHEYNLTGALIEALGEMSYAPAVDELFKLRGTEYDTEATIALEKAAPKRLSNLLLTTAKDKQLDSYLREQAMLSLVKIYATNHVRDLIPLLDDTTPIVYDVPIRGPEWRICDRAMVTISILLQWESPMAAMHFRPGQLEQLTERVRDWAKQNQAAQ, from the coding sequence ATGGAATGGAAAAATGTCGCTGATGGATTGAAAGCAGTCGTCGTCAGCATGCGATGGTTAGCATCCACGATGCTTGCGGTGAGCTTGTGCGCTTTGATGCCTCAAGTAGCCCGGTGCGAGTCGTACAATCTGGACAAAGTGAAGGACATCCAGGCCTTCCAAGGTTCCGCAGCAGCGAAGGAACTGCTCGCGAAGAATGGTTTCGTGGTGGCCGACCCGGCCTTCAACCAGATTTTTGAACCTTACATCAAGAGCCCCCAGACTGCCGAGCCGACGGGTCAGGACTGGAGGGGCAGTGTGTTGCCGTCGTTCATCACCACCGATTCAGCCTGGCACACATATCATGTGCTGGTGGAAGAAAGCGTCAAACAACTCGAGGAAGTCCAAAGCCAAAGGCTGCTTCGCTTATCCCGTCGGTTGATGGCTGCGGCAGGCGATGCAAACAATGGAAACCCAGACCTCGTCCTTTACGCATCCGTTGGCCTCGGCTTGCAAGACGAGGAATTCAGGAAATCTCTTGGGGCATCGGCAAAGCGAATCGTGGATGGTCTGCGGAGTGGCTCGGGAACAGTGGAAATGCCGGTGGGATTTCCGCTGCAGGCAGAGCAATTCCGTGCGCAGAGTTTCTATACGCAGTCACTGGAACTGAGCGATTACTTTGCCGCGCGGCAATGGTATGGGAGCGCTGTTCTCCGCCTCGCAGACAAGCGGGAAACGCGGTTGGCTGTCGAGTTGGCGCGGTTGGTGAATAAGGACCCGATATTGCTGGACTTGTGGAAGCAGTTGTCAGAACCATTCGACACTCTTCTCGCCACCGCCGAAGACGGGACGGTGCCCGATTATGTCGCGGCGGAAAAAGTTGTATTGGGCAACACTGGTGCATCCACTCAGCTAACGGACGAAAAGGTCGCGGAAATCCAAAAGAAGCTGGTGGCGCAACTGCCTATGCCGCGAGTGAGTGACCAATTCTTGTCGCCAGAGCAGTACGCCCAATACTCCAAGGAAACGCGCGGTTTTCGTTTGCTCCCACCTCGGCGTTTGCCGTGCGCCGTCTGTTTCCAGCAAACGGTGGACCCAGCAATCCCGAACCGGATGTATCCGTCTGGACTCGATTTCCTGGCAGCCTCGCCCACGTTGCATTCGCCCGCCGCGATTCGCGCCTTGCAGGCACAATTCGGAAAAGAAGTCAGCAGCGCAATCCTGAAGGTTGACTGCGGGACCTTGCCGGATTCACTGCACGGCGAAGCAATGCAACTGCTCGCGCTTTTACAAAAACCATTGCCTTCGCAAGCACCCGCGGCGTTGCGGACAGAGGCGTGGTCGGATCTACAATTGTGGACCCAGCTTGGTGCTTGGGCTGAACAACGGCATACGTGGGCATTGCATGTGAAAAATAATATGAGCGTGATGGGGATGGTGTCTCCTCCGCGAGGCATGGTCGCACCATATCCAGAATTTTTCTCCAAGCTCGCAGCACTAACGCGCCAAACTGCTGCCGCCTTTGAAAAAGCCGGTCTGGACGAAACTTTTGATGCCAAGGCCGCCGCGAGCAAAGTAGCCAAACTTGCGGAACTGTCGCAGGCTTCCCGCCTTGGAGCTAAAGCCCGCGAGGAAATGGAAAAAAATTCAGCAAATCTGGAACAACTCTACTCTCTTCAGAATTATATCTACGAGCAGCACCAGAAACAGCTTCAACAAAGCCAGGGCCAGCAAGCATATCAGCAGATTGAGCAGGAGCTAAAAGCGTTTGAAACACGTTGCGCGAAAGGAGAGGCAACAAACGCTGCTGATATGGAAATGCTTAAATTTTTCCACGAATCAAGGCAGAATCTTCCCAAATACCTGAATGATTTTGCTCCGATCTGTGACCGCCTCGCTGACCTGTCAAAGAAATCACTGACTGGCACTGGTTTGACGGGGGATGATGCGAAATGGATAAGCAGTTACGGAATGGCGCTCGCCCATTTCCATTTTTATACCGGCAATTCTTATGAAGTTCCGCGCGACGATTTTCCCATCGTCTCTCGGGTGTTTTCAAGCCCACGGACGCACTCGATGCTGTATGCCGGTGTCGCTCGCCCACAATCGCTTTACGTGATCGCTCGCGATGGTGACCATCTGCAGCTTTATCGCGGTGCGGTGCTGACTTATCGCGAGTTTGTCAAACCGAACAGCGAACTGCTGGACGATCAGTCGTGGCGTGAAATGATCTCGAAGGGCCAAACACCGCCAGCGCCGCCTTTCACGCGCAGCTTTTACGCGGAGATGACTTTTGCAGAGTTGCTGAAACGTGCCCATGCGCAGAGCCTTGACCGAAACGGTGGGTACGAAGAACTCCGAACCACCCTTTGGCAAATGAGTTCACGAGCGACAGAAAAAGATTTGTCGGCCCTGCTGGAAATCCTGACCCATGGAGACGGTGAAAATGAAAACCGGGAATTCGTGGAAGGAGTCGCAGAAATCGTGTCGCGGCTGCCGTGGCAATCGCATCAAGACCAACTCATCCAGCTTCTTTCATCCTCGGACGATGCTCGTGCCAATTCAGCCGCGCATATCCTGGTTTCGCAACCAACGGCGCTGGACACCAACCTCTTCATTTCCAACTTTGACGCTCAAACGCCCCGTGCTCGGCGCTTTTATTGCGCAATCCTAAGCCGCGTTCCTCAACAAACTGACATCATCCAGGACCTTTATTTGCACGCCTTGCGCGACCAGGATGATGGAGTTCGATGGCAGTCTGCCCTCGCAATCAAGGAGTCTCATTGGAATGATGCCCGCAGCAGCGGCGCATTGCTGGCACGCTTGAACGACACCAATGAAATCGTCGCAGCCGCGGCGGTTTATTCGCTGGGAAAACTTGGCGCAACCAACACCGCGCCTGTGCTTTTCGCGAGGCTTCTGACCCAGTTGCAGTCCACCAATCACTCGGATGAGGAAGTGAAAGAACAAGCATTGATCGTAAGGCGCGACATCCGAGACGGACAATCGGAACGCGTTCTGGATATCGATGACCTTAGCATGCGGATTTATATAGGAGGCGAAGTCGTGGCCAATGCTCGCAAGAGGGTCGGGAGGCGAGTGCCGGCCATGCCCATCACATTGCCCGGCCATGAATACAATCTGACAGGAGCATTGATCGAGGCATTAGGAGAGATGAGCTATGCGCCTGCTGTGGACGAACTGTTCAAGCTCCGCGGCACTGAATACGATACGGAGGCCACCATTGCCCTCGAAAAGGCCGCGCCCAAACGACTAAGCAACTTGTTGCTCACCACCGCGAAGGACAAGCAATTGGACAGCTACCTTCGTGAGCAGGCGATGTTAAGCCTCGTCAAAATATACGCCACGAACCATGTCCGGGACCTAATTCCGCTGCTGGATGACACCACGCCTATCGTTTATGACGTACCAATACGCGGACCCGAGTGGCGGATTTGCGACCGAGCGATGGTGACAATTTCCATTTTACTTCAATGGGAAAGCCCGATGGCAGCAATGCACTTCCGGCCCGGACAACTTGAGCAGTTGACGGAGCGCGTCCGTGATTGGGCGAAGCAAAACCAAGCGGCTCAGTAA